The genomic window acagagagttttatatacctcggtagtgcagttcacgactctgggctgtcagaccaggaagtcagtagacagattggccagGCAgcagagtatttggagatgccggcacctgtgcagaaggaccaagctacatgttttgAAGGCCCTGATAcggccagttttactatatggtagtgaaacttggacgttatcttgtgctctggaatttcgtcttgatgccttttgtaacagatccttgcgctggatcctggggtacagttggcgagaCCATATGTCCAAATaacagctgcaccgtgagaccggtataggacctgttacttgcacaatccgtgatcgccaactcaggctatacggccacttggctcgattcccgcaggatgaccttgcccatcaggttgtctctgtccgtgacaaccctgggtggaggaggcctgtgggacgaccgagaaggtcgtggcttgggcagatcgatctaACCTGTCttaaggaactagagatgggccgggcccctgcctggcggctcgccatgaaggaccctcgtagatggaagcaaagggtggatgcggctatgcgcccctgccggcattagctcccaaatgatgatgatatatatatatatatatatatatatatatatatatatatatatatatatatatagtgtgtgtgtgtgtgtgtgcatgtgtgtatgtatatatgtatgaatggtaaaacactctacatacacacacacacactatatatatataaatatattgtatacatgtattatatatacatatatatgtatgtatatatatgtatatgtatgtgtacatacacacatacactatatatacatatatatacatatatatatatatatatatatatatatatatcccgaaaTGAGATTGTTATGATAGTCAACGGTCATAGTATTCTGGTGAAAGGGGTCTAAAGGAGTTCTTTATCAAAACAAAATGTCTTAAATTTCAAAGGCCATGGCATTTTAAGTATGGTAGTTTAGGGGTGGAAAGAGAGGCAGTGAATGAGGTAGGAAAGGAATTAATAGAAGGGGAATGGTTTAGGATAAAAGCTGATTAGATCAAACGAAAGGTGTTTATGCGTCAAAGGATTGTCAGTTGAAAAGGCTGGAGATCCCGTGAGGATGTTCGATAGGTTAGGGGTCGGGGAAGAGTGGATAAGTAAGGAAAAACGGGGGTACGGGCTTCAGTAAAGCGAGAGAGGAACGTTGCATGAGGAGATAGAGGTAGGTTGGATCATGAGGTATGAATATGTGAGGCAGGTGTGACTTATTCGTAAATGAGCAAGGGCAGTTTCCCAGCGTCTGCTCTGGTGGTATGGGGCCGTCCAAGGAGCAACGCTAAGTTTTATCGTTTACAGTTTGTTGGTGGTCTGACCTGACTAGAAAGATTGCCTATGGTTACAGAGGAAAGTTTTGTAGTAGTAGTCGGTGGCTGTTTTGTGTGAAAAGCAAGGTTCCTGGGTTGTGGACAAGGCGGCGGATCGTGCCAAGGCATCTGCTTTTTCACTGGCGGGGATGCCGACATGGCTGGGTATGGAGCAAAATTTGACTGTTTACTGCCGTGGAGATAGATATAACAACTGACCCTATATTTTACGGTCTATAGAGTTGATAGTGTGATATTGTTGCATGAAAATGGCGAAGGATGAGGAGATGGAAGACACGCGTTGCAAAGAGAAGTTGTAAGAACGCtcgattcaggaggaagaggaaagttgtATGTGAGAGGGAAAGGCTACAGCGAAACTAGTACCCGTGGTGGATTTAGagctgtctgtatatacatgggTACTAGAGGAGTGACTAAAGATATGTGCAAGAAAGTGTGTGAGGAGGATATAAGGTGGGATGTTTgttttgggatatatatacataggcatagacatttatatatatatatatatatatatatatatatatatatatatatatatgtatatatacatatacatatacttatacttatacttatacttatacttatacatatacatatacatatacatatacacacacacacacacacacacacacacacacacacacacacacacacacacacacacacatacatacatacatacatacatacatacatacatacatacatacatacacatacacatacacatacacatacacatacacatacacatacacatacacatacacacacacaaacacagatcttTATAATTTACTTATACACCTTTGTCAAGATAAAATTTCTTATCTGACGAGGTCTTTTGCTTCTGATAAGGATCACTTGAAGAAGAGTTCGATTTAAGTACATATTCCAGtaacattatttttcatatatatatatatatatatatatatatatatatatatataaatatatatatatatatatttatatatatatttatatatatatccataaatatatacatatatatataaatatatgatacatgcatatataaatataaatatatatatatatataatattacatatatatggatatatatataattatgtatacatgaatatatatatatatatatataatatatatatgtagtatatatataccttatatatatatatatatataaatataaaatatatatgaatatatatatataatatatatataaataatatatgtaatatatatacatagtatatatatacatatttatatatgtatatatgaatatatgatataaatatatatacatagcatatatatacacatacttattcatatatatatatatatatatattatattttatatatatatattatatatatatattatatatatatatatattatattttatatatatatattatatatatatattatatatatatatatacacacacacacatatatacatacaaatatgtgtgtgtgtgtgtgtgtgtgtgtgtgtgtgtgtgtgtgtgtgtgtgtgtgtgtgtgtgtgtgtgtgtgtgtgtgtgtgtgtgtgtgtgagtgtgtgtgcatgtgtgcatgcgtgtacgtgtgcacacgcacacacacacacacacatgtatgtatatatattcatatatataatatatatatgaaatatttatatgtaaatttatataaatatatatatatatttatataaacttacatatacatatttcatatatgtatattatataaattatatatatgaatatatatacatatatatatatttcatatatatatatatatatatatatatatatatacatacatatattatatatgtatatatattatatatacatacatatatatatatttcatatatatatatatatatatatatacacacatatatatatatatatatttatatatatataaatacatatatatacacatatatatatatatatatatatatatatgtatatatatatatatacatatacatatacatatatatacatatatatatatacatatacatatacatatatatatacatatatatatacatatatatatatatattatatatattatatatattcatatatatagtgtatatatacatatatatatatatatatatatatatatatatatatatatgaaatattaatatgtaaatatatataaatatatgtatatatttatataaacttacatataaatatttcataaatatatatatatatacataaaaaatatatatacatatatatatatgaaatatttatatataaatatatataaatatatgtatatatttatataaacttagatataaatatttcatatatatatatatatatatatatatatatatttatatatattatatatgtatatgcctggcctgcaaacaaatatatatatacatatatatttcatatatatatattatatatgtatatgcctggcctgcaaacaaatatatatatatacatatatatacatatatatatatatatatatatatatatatatatattatatatacacatatatacatatacatatatatacatatatatatatatatattatatatacacatatatacagtacatatacatatacaaacatacataactgtgtatatatgtgtgtatatatatacacccatacagtgagtatatatatgtatatatgtgtgtatatatatatatatgtatatatatatgtatatatatgtatatatatatgtatatatatatatgtatatatatatatatatatatatatgtatatatatgtatatatatatatgtatatatatgtatgtatatatgtatatatatatgtatatatatgtatatatatgtgtatatatatacacacatatacaatatacatatatatatatatatatatatatatatatatgtgtgtgtatatatatatacacacatatacagtgtgtatatatatgtatatatatgtgtgtgtgtgtgtgtgtgtatatatatatatatatatatatatatatatatatatatgtatatatatgtgtgtgtatatatatatatgtatatatatatatttgtgtatatgtatatatatatatatatatatatatatatatatatatatatatatatgtatatatatgtgtgtgtatatatatatatatataaatatatatatatatatatataaatatatatatatatatatatatatatatatatatatgtatatatatgtgtgtgtatatatatatatatatatatatatatatatatgtatatatatatgtgtgtatatatatatgtatatatatgtgtatatatatatatttatatatatatgtatatatatatgtttgtgtatgtatatatatatatgtgtgtgtgtgtgtgtatatgtatatatatatgtttatatatatatgtatatatatatgtatatatatgtatatatatgtaatatatatgtacatatatatgtaatatatatgtatatatatgtatatatatatgtatatatatgtatatacatatgtatatacatatgtattttgcatatgtatgtacatatgtatgtacatatgtatgtacatatatatgtacatatatatgtacatatatatgtacatatatatgtacatatatatgtacatatatatgtacatatatgtgtatatatatatgtatatatatgtatgtatatatatgtatatatatgtatatatatatgtatatatatgtatatatatgtatatatatgtttatatatgtatatatatgtatgtatgtatctatatgtatatatattcatatatatgtatatataagtatacgtatatgtacacgtatatgtacacgtatatgttcacacacaggtacacacacttgtacacacacacacacacatgtacacacacacacacacacacacaatgttcacacacacacacacacacacacacacacacacacacacacatgtacacacacacacacaatgtacacacacacacacgtatacacacacacacacacaatgtacacacacacacacacacaatgtacacacacacacacacacgtacacacacacggatgtacacatgtacacatgtacacacacacacacaatgtacacatgtacacacacatatgtacacatgtacacacacacacatgtacacatgtacacacacacacacacacacacttttgcaaGTATATGAATAGAATGAGTAAATAAAGCTATTTAGAAAAACTCGTTATAATccatgttttaatttttttttttattcattttcttaggCTTTGGTTCcagactggaatcttttaatCATCAATATAACTAAAACTGTAACCTACATAATCTTCAGCCTGACAGTCTCACTCATTTGTGTGTGTTCTCTCCATTTCTGATTGTTACTTACTCAGTTTATGATCCGTTATTTCATACCTAAATATTTTCTCACTTTTAACATTTTAGGAGAAATGTAAAGGCCAACTTTTGACAATATAAGCAAGTACatactctcatccttctcttaaCAGAAAACATGAACTCCCTGGGTTATTGAACTTCTGCATATAAACTTGTATACACAGAAGACTTCTTTTACTGCCTCTATCACATTGGACGTTTAATATTGGAAGGTGGTCCTTCATTCAGTGTTTGCTCCATTAACCTTAGGTTTCTATGGTGAGGTAGGTcagtagaattattattattttcatgacaaAATGACTGGGTatactattttttgttatctatGGCTTCTGTTTCAAATGCTTTTACCAAGCTGCTCTCTTTCCTTTGGTTTAATATTTTCTTGTGCAAAATTGTGAAAATTGATGTACAAGGTGTAATCTTCCTTGCATTCTTTAAAGGCTGTTTGAACTACACAATAGTGGCtggaaacaaatacaaataaaagagttTTTAaagtcttactttttttttttttattattcatagagGGTTACAAAGATTCTTGGTCCATACAAATAATTTCTTTAAAGTtgatacaatgaaaaataatatcctctatacaatataaagaaaataggaaatgcTTCCTAAAAGTACAATGGAATAtttggttaaaaaaaaggaaacaaaagatcaTTTGATGAATCAACGACATGCTGACATGAACTGACTAAACTCAACCGGCTTTTGGACAGTGAGGTTTTACTAAGTGACGTCGTTGGCTTTAAGCAGACAGCAGTCCTGTAGACAAGAAGGAATGGCGTAGGTGTCCGCACACTGTAATGATGGGGTGAGTCCAACTTTCCCTAACCTTGACAACCGGGCCTGTCAAGTACTTAGTGGTAACGTGCGCAACCTCTAATCTCCTAGAAAGGGGATGGTGCAGCGGTAAGCGGTCACCTCCGGCCCAGGCTTCAGTAGGCTGCAATAGATACCAACAGCATCAATGGTAAACTCAAAGACTAACTACTAATAACTACTGAATAGAACACCTCACTTGCCAAAACATgccatgccattttttttttttcttttttaggtttaaaaaaaaggaaaaaaatcatctttCACCAGACTACATCATCAGCATGTTGGAATGGGAAGATTCCAATTCTGTGCATACAATATACTAAAGTCAAGAGGAAACAAGTTTTAGATACACCTAAGATGAGAAACCTTGCCAAGTGAGGCCCCATCATCAGTTCAGAGTTACAAGGAGACCGAGAGGATCACACTTGACACTTGTTACGGTGATGGCGAGTCGCCGAAGCGAGGGGCGAGGCGGCCACTTGGCAAGGCCCCACGTGGAGAGCGGAAGGCAGGAGCTTGACTAGGGCAGCCGCGGGGGTCACTGCCGCGGCCAGGAAAGTGCACCAGGCACGGCCCCCATCATGCCTAGGCCACCCACACCACCAGCCATGGAGGCAGCCTGGTTGAACATGCCCATGGCCATGTTGGCTCCCATGCTCTGGCCGGGTGGACGTTGTGTGCCATTCAATTGGCTTGGAGTACCTGCTTGGCTCGAGGCCTTCACAGCACCAGAGCCCATGAGTGGAGGCGGCCCATTGTAACGTGCCTGGCCTGCAACCGCCCCATTCGCCACGGCATTATTACTGCCTCCGCCTCCAAACTTGTTAAATCCTCCAAGCACTTGAGGAGACGTACCATATCCATTTCCGTTGGTGTAGCCGTTCCTTCCGCCACTCGGACGGCTGCGGTCGCGGTCACGTCCGAAACCGCCCCTCCTGTCATCATCACGTCCCCTCCAGCGGTTGCGGCCTGGAAAAGCAAGAATCCCACCTTTGAAGGTGCTTCCCATGACGGGTGAGGGGGCCCTACAGTGTGGTGGAGTAAGCCTTCTTCCAAACAAACGACTCCTTTTTGGCTTTACTGGCGGCATGACTTTACtgaatatttcatatttcatttaaaaACTAAGCTTACCTTTACCTCCACCACCGCGTCCCATTTCCATGATTTCATATAACCGGGGATTAACCACTTGATTGGCCTCCTTCAGCACTTCGATCAGATCCTTTGCCTGCTTACAGTTGTCTGCCGTGAAGAATGTGTACGCAGTTCCTGTCTTGTCTGAGCGTCCAGTTCGCCCAATTCGGTGAACGTAATCCTCAGAGCAAGATGGGTAGTCGTAGTTGATCACGAACTTCACATCATCCACATCTACACATCAAAGCAAATGTTATACACATGTTCCTCTGAAGGTTGTAATAAACTGCCAAGTTATAAATAGGACTAAATATCTTTACACTATAATTCAAGGGGATTTTTATATAGTGGAATAATTCTGAACAAAAagcttataaataaaaaataaaaaaaattaaaaacttggCAGTTCAATGGGCCATTCCATGAAAAAGCACATTAAAAGGCAAGTTAATTAACAGGAAGATGGGGTAAGCAAGAAGGCATGCAGAAAAAATCTGATAAAAACTCGAAGATAAATGACAAGAGTTAATTGAAAGATTTTGAAATGGCCCAAAAATAATTGGAGTCAAACAAAGCTATAAGGACCGCGGCTCGCACATTTCCATCGTTAAACAAGCCTCTTCCGCATCCACCTGTGGCTGAATACACTCGAGCCCTCAGAGTGCACACTCAAGTAAACAGACTTTAAAATCACAAAATTTAAATCAAACTAAAACTTGAGGTTGAGAGCAAATGTTACTAGAACCTAAGTATTACTGCGAGCATGCACCCCACATGCCCCCAGCAACCACTGCTCCCCGCGGTGATACCTACGTTCCACATGTGGCAGTGCGGGAGAGGCAGCGGCAAGTGGGGGCCGGGGTGGACCCTAAAGTACGTTTCAGTCCCAGGGCTGAGGGCCCTGTGTTAGGGGGCTGGGCCACGCAAGGCCCAGTTAACCACAGGTCTGGGGCTTGCGGCTTGCCACGATGCTACGGTAGCGAATCAATTGGCAGGTCCAGGGTGGGCAGGCTAGGCAAGACCAGCGCGGACTGCTGCACACCAGAGTGGGTCGTTCTGGACCGACACAGGCTGCAGGCGGCCGCTATCGCTGGTCATCGTTGACCTCTGCCACAACTGATGGCCAGGGCAACGTGACCACCTTTCCGGCACCAGTGGACACTTGTCGCCAATGCGTATTCGTGCTCGTGATGCACGACGAGTCTCAGAGGCACCGGAGCCTAATGCAACGAAACATCCTCCGTGCATTATCTCGCTTTGAGTGCCTCTGCAAAAAGAGAAGACCAGACTGAATTAACAGTGGCTCCATGCGAGGGAACTGCTTCCTTAATCTCTGGAGACACCCACAAAAATATTCAAAAAGCAGTTTTTAGTTATATCAAATGTTATTAAATACATATCTGGTGTTGCAAATAAACCCACCAATTTAAAATTGAATCATATCACATGAAACTTACATTAAGCCTAAGTTTATAGTCAAAGCTATATAATTCCACATTATAGTATTCTCTCTTCCAAACCAGGCACAAACCAAGTACCAAActtacttttctccttttcagtaGATAACAGTTACAAAAATGTGTAGCTCAAGCATTCTGACTTTTGTGCAAGCCAATTATTTATCTACTACAAGGCCCTTGTAATTTTGCATACAAGAGTTCACGTCTGCTTTGGTAGAGCAAATACTTCAATATGGTCTATCGCAAATTAGGAACTAAATGGAATCCACTTCAGTTGTCGATTACCgttttattaaaattactatattGAGTGTCAATGTGTTCAATGATAGGTGTCACAATTAGTCTGGGCAATGATGCATGTTTACACCTGCATCATGACCAGACCATCACTCCAGAGCCTCAAGAAGCTATAAGTAACCACAGGTGTGGAGCCCGTCTTACTACATCATACAGGTGGAAACTGCAGCCACTGTCTAAACTAATGTTATCACCAGAAACCATTGACATCAAGCCTCAGGCTTTTCCCACTATATGAAACCACCAAATGTACAGTCTGGACTTTATCTTGGTCCCTTTCCCcccttgtatttcttttttttaaagaatgatcAATGACCTCCCTTGACCCTCATCAGCTATGGATTTCCTCAACAAGGGACTTCACTTACCTAACCCACGAGCAGCAACGTCTGTGGCTACCAAAATTGGTGCCCTCCCTGAACGGAATTCTGGAAAGTTGGGAGAGCAAAACTTACAAAACATACTAGAACAAGGTTTGGACATTTAAGGTTTACAATCATGAATAATCATCCTTCATTTAATTATTGGAAATTTAGAGTTGGGTCTCCAATACAAATTCTTTAAATTCTCACTTGCAGAAATGAATTGTAGCATTAAATCCTTAAAAGACAAAATTAACTTACCACTTAAAACCCAGTCTCTCTCTTGTTGAGATTTGTCTCCATGGATACACATTGCTGGCCACCTGCATagaaattacatataaaaaaacggGCAAATACCAAAATAGATATATTTTCCAgttaattgttataattacaagTGTGTTAGTACTACAATATACAAGCTACAGTTTGCAGACCCAAGGGACACAACTTGCTACAAGTGAAATATTAAAACATCCGAGTAGTGCACTTAGACGAGGGGGATCTGAATTTGATTTACACAGCATCTACTACTCCTTTTATGTACATGAACACCTAGTCAAAAAGTCTCTCTGGATCTTGTGGGCTGTTACACGGCCCGAGGCATCTAGTATGGTGCATACTAACATCATGCAGGATGCCTCTCATCTTACCCAGTACTCCTCAACCCACGAGTAACATCCTCCACCTTCCGCTTCGTTTCGATAAAGATTATTGTCTTGTAAGCCCTCTCTTGCGCCATCTCATTGAGCAACTGGCGCAGCCTACAGAAAACAGGGAAAGGGGGATGTAGAGGAAAAATGTAACAAGCAGGATTTGCAAACTTTGCTTTCCCTTGGAACTTTAGGCTGTTTGGTTTCCGCAGTTTGCAGAAGCTTCCCAGGCTGCTGATAGCGATGGCTCTTGATTTACAAGGACAGGAATTCCCAAAATACACTCCCAAATTGACACTAAAAATGGACAAACAAGTCAAAGGAGTCCAAGAAGCAAAGTATGCAAGGTGTCCCAAAGGCCTGAGGTAGCTTCAGGTAGAAGAATGTCACCTAGATCCTTAGGATCTATCATACAAGTGCATTTTCCTTTACCCTTCGCGTCTCATTCGCCTGGTCAAATCGtccacttttctttttgtttctgcaAACACGATGATCTTGCTTTCCTTTTCTGCCATGATCTCTTCAAGTAGCTGCCGGAGTCTATGGGACAAGGCacacaaataaaatcaaacagcTGTTAAGTTTAACAATAGCAAGCTtgaaggggataaagaaaaatTTTGAAGGATATTGAAGGACGAACTGGGATCTTTTGCTTACAACAAAAACTTAATGTGATGTTGAATCTTTGAAAGTGACATTAACTGAAGtacattaaaaaaattaaaaaggaaaatctaGAGACAAGAATAGTCAGGAAAAGTTtagagtacaagagagagagagagagagagagagagagagagagagagagagagagagagagagagagagagagagagagagagagagagagagagagagagagagagagaggagaaaaaaaaagaatgtaggtGAAGAAGGAAAACTTACTTTGTATCTTTTTCCATCTCTTGACAAACATCTACGATCTGGAGGATGTTGTGGTTGGCTGCGAGGGATAGGGAGCCTACATTAAGCTGAATGTATTCTTTTAAGAAATCTTCGGCAAGATTCCTCACCTCTTTGGGCCAAGTTGCAGACCACATAAGAGTTTGTCGGTCAGGCTGTGGAGAAAAACAAGGAGTTTAGAAAGTTTTTTAACACCAAATTGGCTTTAAAATTCCTAAAATTGACATTTTCCAAATGACTACAAAATAATGGAACATACCGATACATAATTACTAGGCAATAACAGTAATTCACACAACTGTATAAATCATGAAACTAATATAACTTAAATATTTCTGCAATACATCTATCTTACCCGAATCTGCTCTACAATTTTTCTGATTTGTGGTTCAAAGCCCATGTCCAGCATGCGGTCTGCTTCATCAAGTACTAAATATGTACAACGGCGAAGGTTGGTTTTTCCTGCTTCTAAGAAATCAATGAGACGTCCTGGTGTGGCAATACAGATCTGAAAATTTCAAGAATACTTTTTAGTCTAACAGACAAAGTAACACGTCAAGTTTCTCAAGTTATCAaatctatatactgtataatcCTATGTTATGCACTTCAACATACCTCAACCCCTCGTTCCAAGTCACGAATCTGTGGTCCTTTGGGTGCACCACCGAACACACACGTGGAGCGGATCTTTGAAGATGAACCAAAATCTTGTGCAACTGTAAGGATCTGTTGGGCAAGTTCTCTTGTGGGAGCCAAAATGAGTGCAATAGGGCCATCTCCCCGTTCCAAATATGGTTGGTGATTGATGTGAACGATGGCTGGTAGAATGTAACCCAGGGTCTTTCCTGAGCCAGTCTGAAAATCAACAAGTATTTCTTAACCACTTGTCATTGAAATATCAGCTAATTCAAGTCAATGTACaattatacatttttgtgtataacCTAATATCAGTTTTCATGTAATCAATAATGTAAACCGGGATTTCTGTAAATCTCAGACTCACCTGTGCAATACCAACAAAATCCCTTCCTTGTAATGAAATAGGCCAGCCTTGTGCCTGAATAGGTGTAGGTGCTTCATAGCCCTGTCGACGGATTTCAGCCATTACATAGTCTGGGAAATTGTAGTCAGTGA from Penaeus chinensis breed Huanghai No. 1 chromosome 24, ASM1920278v2, whole genome shotgun sequence includes these protein-coding regions:
- the LOC125038274 gene encoding probable ATP-dependent RNA helicase DDX17 isoform X1, whose amino-acid sequence is MSYRSSRRSRSRSRSRSRDRGRRDRDDWGRGGGYGGSGGGGRPSLKGRQPGERLRKPKWDLSRLAPFEKNFYQPTPVVVNRQPYEVEQYRNEKEITLRGKNIPNPIQFFTDYNFPDYVMAEIRRQGYEAPTPIQAQGWPISLQGRDFVGIAQTGSGKTLGYILPAIVHINHQPYLERGDGPIALILAPTRELAQQILTVAQDFGSSSKIRSTCVFGGAPKGPQIRDLERGVEICIATPGRLIDFLEAGKTNLRRCTYLVLDEADRMLDMGFEPQIRKIVEQIRPDRQTLMWSATWPKEVRNLAEDFLKEYIQLNVGSLSLAANHNILQIVDVCQEMEKDTKLRQLLNEMAQERAYKTIIFIETKRKVEDVTRGLRSTGWPAMCIHGDKSQQERDWVLSEFRSGRAPILVATDVAARGLDVDDVKFVINYDYPSCSEDYVHRIGRTGRSDKTGTAYTFFTADNCKQAKDLIEVLKEANQVVNPRLYEIMEMGRGGGGKGRNRWRGRDDDRRGGFGRDRDRSRPSGGRNGYTNGNGYAY
- the LOC125038274 gene encoding probable ATP-dependent RNA helicase DDX17 isoform X2; protein product: MSYRSSRRSRSRSRSRSRDRGRRDRDDWGRGGGYGGSGGGGRPSLKGRQPGERLRKPKWDLSRLAPFEKNFYQPTPVVVNRQPYEVEQYRNEKEITLRGKNIPNPIQFFTDYNFPDYVMAEIRRQGYEAPTPIQAQGWPISLQGRDFVGIAQTGSGKTLGYILPAIVHINHQPYLERGDGPIALILAPTRELAQQILTVAQDFGSSSKIRSTCVFGGAPKGPQIRDLERGVEICIATPGRLIDFLEAGKTNLRRCTYLVLDEADRMLDMGFEPQIRKIVEQIRPDRQTLMWSATWPKEVRNLAEDFLKEYIQLNVGSLSLAANHNILQIVDVCQEMEKDTKLRQLLEEIMAEKESKIIVFAETKRKVDDLTRRMRREGWPAMCIHGDKSQQERDWVLSEFRSGRAPILVATDVAARGLDVDDVKFVINYDYPSCSEDYVHRIGRTGRSDKTGTAYTFFTADNCKQAKDLIEVLKEANQVVNPRLYEIMEMGRGGGGKGRNRWRGRDDDRRGGFGRDRDRSRPSGGRNGYTNGNGYAY
- the LOC125038274 gene encoding probable ATP-dependent RNA helicase DDX17 isoform X4 is translated as MSYRSSRRDDWGRGGGYGGSGGGGRPSLKGRQPGERLRKPKWDLSRLAPFEKNFYQPTPVVVNRQPYEVEQYRNEKEITLRGKNIPNPIQFFTDYNFPDYVMAEIRRQGYEAPTPIQAQGWPISLQGRDFVGIAQTGSGKTLGYILPAIVHINHQPYLERGDGPIALILAPTRELAQQILTVAQDFGSSSKIRSTCVFGGAPKGPQIRDLERGVEICIATPGRLIDFLEAGKTNLRRCTYLVLDEADRMLDMGFEPQIRKIVEQIRPDRQTLMWSATWPKEVRNLAEDFLKEYIQLNVGSLSLAANHNILQIVDVCQEMEKDTKLRQLLNEMAQERAYKTIIFIETKRKVEDVTRGLRSTGWPAMCIHGDKSQQERDWVLSEFRSGRAPILVATDVAARGLDVDDVKFVINYDYPSCSEDYVHRIGRTGRSDKTGTAYTFFTADNCKQAKDLIEVLKEANQVVNPRLYEIMEMGRGGGGKGRNRWRGRDDDRRGGFGRDRDRSRPSGGRNGYTNGNGYAY
- the LOC125038274 gene encoding probable ATP-dependent RNA helicase DDX17 isoform X3, encoding MSYRSSRRSRSRSRSRSRDRGRRDRDDWGRGGGYGGSGGGGRPSLKGRQPGERLRKPKWDLSRLAPFEKNFYQPTPVVVNRQPYEVEQYRNEKEITLRGKNIPNPIQFFTDYNFPDYVMAEIRRQGYEAPTPIQAQGWPISLQGRDFVGIAQTGSGKTLGYILPAIVHINHQPYLERGDGPIALILAPTRELAQQILTVAQDFGSSSKIRSTCVFGGAPKGPQIRDLERGVEICIATPGRLIDFLEAGKTNLRRCTYLVLDEADRMLDMGFEPQIRKIVEQIRPDRQTLMWSATWPKEVRNLAEDFLKEYIQLNVGSLSLAANHNILQIVDVCQEMEKDTKLRQLLNEMAQERAYKTIIFIETKRKVEDVTRGLRSTGWPAMCIHGDKSQQERDWVLSEFRSGRAPILVATDVAARGLDVDDVKFVINYDYPSCSEDYVHRIGRTGRSDKTGTAYTFFTADNCKQAKDLIEVLKEANQVVNPRLYEIMEMGRGGGGRNRWRGRDDDRRGGFGRDRDRSRPSGGRNGYTNGNGYAY